The Nostoc sp. NIES-3756 DNA window ACTAAAAAATAGATGAATTCGCTCTTCATCGATAAATTCAGGAATCAGTACAATACCCTTAATGTTTGCAATCTTTTGTTGAAGCTTGTTTGCATATATATTATCTGCCTTTCCCGCAATGAGGAGGGTGTGTCTTGAAAAGACATTTTGGTTTTTACTCCAAGTGTCGATTAATGTTTCAATCCCTTTGTATGATCTTAAAAGTCCTAAATTTAGAAAAACATAGCCTTGAGTTGGTAAATCTAGCTTTTCCCGTGCCAATGATTGTTCAATAGGAGGGTGATAAACATCTCGATAGTGTCCATGGAGGATTACACTAGCTTTTTTATGAGAAAACTGATAGTCTTGCACTATTGTGTCAAGCGTTGCTTGATTATGTAATATGATGCTGTCAACTATTTTGGCTAAATTGCGTCGTACCCATAGCTCCATAGTTGGAAAATTACTATCATGGTTAACACGGTTGTGAATTGTCCAGACAATTTTCACTCCCGTTAGCTTGACTAAAGCTACATCAAGTAAAAACTTGACTGTATAAGCTGCTTTTAAGAAACTATTTTTTCCTTTTAAATAGGGTAATATCCAATGTAAATGGATCAGGTTGTAGTGTTTTTGAGAAAATATTACTTCTCTAAATAAAGGGAAAACTCGGCGATAGCCTTGAGGGAAGCTAACGTTAACTCCATATTTTTCCAATGATTTAGCTAATAAAGCCTGATAAGGATTGGCCTCT harbors:
- a CDS encoding glycosyltransferase family 4 protein, with translation MLPDNREANPYQALLAKSLEKYGVNVSFPQGYRRVFPLFREVIFSQKHYNLIHLHWILPYLKGKNSFLKAAYTVKFLLDVALVKLTGVKIVWTIHNRVNHDSNFPTMELWVRRNLAKIVDSIILHNQATLDTIVQDYQFSHKKASVILHGHYRDVYHPPIEQSLAREKLDLPTQGYVFLNLGLLRSYKGIETLIDTWSKNQNVFSRHTLLIAGKADNIYANKLQQKIANIKGIVLIPEFIDEERIHLFFSAATVVVLPYDNILNSGSLILAMSYGLPVIAPRIGSIPEYLRNADQLLYESNDKSGLFKSMEMSLKTNLEELSHNVIKACDRLDWSKIAEATAKTYYIAKENNY